A window from Oreochromis aureus strain Israel breed Guangdong linkage group 16, ZZ_aureus, whole genome shotgun sequence encodes these proteins:
- the LOC116326803 gene encoding gamma-crystallin M2-like: MGKIIFYEDKNFGGRYYECMSDCADLHSMFDHCRSIRVESGMFMIYDRPGYAGNQYFMRRGEYSDYMGMTGMNDCVRSCRMIPSHSGSFRMRLYEHFDMEGGMMELTDDCPNLMDRFRLSNFNSCNVIDGHWLMYEQHHYRGRHYYLPPGQYRSFSNWNAISSRVGSVRRLMDL; the protein is encoded by the exons ATGGGAAAG ATCATCTTCTACGAGGACAAGAACTTTGGAGGCCGTTACTATGAGTGCATGAGCGACTGTGCCGACCTGCACTCTATGTTTGACCACTGCCGCTCCATTCGAGTGGAAAGCGGCATGTTTATGATCTATGACCGTCCGGGCTACGCGGGAAACCAATACTTCATGAGGAGGGGAGAGTACTCTGACTACATGGGCATGACCGGTATGAATGACTGTGTCAGATCTTGTCGCATGATCCCCTCG CACAGTGGCAGCTTCAGGATGAGGCTGTATGAGCATTTTGACATGGAAGGCGGAATGATGGAACTGACGGATGACTGTCCTAATCTCATGGACCGTTTCCGCCTCTCCAACTTCAACTCCTGCAATGTGATAGATGGCCACTGGCTGATGTATGAGCAACACCACTACAGGGGGCGCCACTACTACCTTCCACCTGGCCAGTATAGGAGCTTCAGCAACTGGAACGCCATTAGCTCCAGGGTTGGGTCCGTCCGACGTCTCATGGATTTATGA
- the LOC116326832 gene encoding gamma-crystallin M1, with the protein MGKIVFYEDRNFQGRSYECTSDCSDMSSYLSRCQSCRVESGCFMVYERPNYMGMQFFLRRGEYHDMQRMMSMGMMFDSIRSCRMIPFHRGPFRMRIYERENFGGQMYELMDDCDSIMDRYRMSDCMSCHVMDGHWLMYEQAHYRGRMMYLRPGEYRSFRDMGMSSMRFMSMRRITDMC; encoded by the exons ATGGGCAAG atcgTCTTCTACGAGGACAGGAACTTCCAGGGTCGCTCCTATGAGTGCACGAGCGACTGCTCTGACATGTCCTCCTACCTGAGCAGGTGCCAGTCCTGCAGGGTGGAGAGCGGCTGCTTCATGGTCTATGAGCGTCCCAACTACATGGGCATGCAGTTCTTCCTGAGGAGGGGCGAGTACCATGACATGCAGCGCATGATGAGCATGGGAATGATGTTTGATTCCATCAGATCCTGCAGAATGATCCCCTTT CACAGAGGTCCATTCAGGATGAGGATCTATGAGAGGGAGAACTTCGGTGGTCAGATGTACGAGCTGATGGACGACTGCGACAGCATCATGGACCGCTACCGCATGTCTGACTGCATGTCCTGCCACGTGATGGATGGCCACTGGCTGATGTACGAGCAGGCCCACTACAGAGGCAGGATGATGTACCTGAGGCCCGGAGAGTACAGGAGCTTCAGGGACATGGGCATGAGCAGCATGAGGTTCATGAGCATGAGGCGCATCACTGATATGTGCTAG
- the LOC116326818 gene encoding gamma-crystallin M2-like: MGKIIFYEDKNFQGRSYECSNDCTDLHLYFSRCNSIRVESGCFMIYERPNFMGHQYFMRRGEYPDYQRWMGFSSCIRSCRMIPVYRGSYRLRIYEKPDFSGHMMEFMDDCPCVSDRFHHRHVYSCNVMNGYWIFYEYPNYRGRQYFLRPGEYRRYRDWCATCAIVGSFRRVTEF, encoded by the exons ATGGGCAAG atTATCTTTTACGAGGACAAGAACTTCCAGGGTCGCTCCTATGAGTGCAGTAATGACTGCACAGACCTTCACTTGTACTTCAGCCGCTGCAACTCCATCAGGGTAGAGAGTGGCTGCTTTATGATCTATGAGCGCCCTAACTTCATGGGCCACCAGTATTTCATGAGGAGGGGAGAGTATCCTGACTACCAGAGGTGGATGGGCTTCAGCAGCTGTATCCGCTCCTGTAGGATGATTCCAGTG TATCGAGGTTCCTACAGATTGCGTATCTATGAGAAGCCTGACTTCAGTGGTCACATGATGGAGTTCATGGATGACTGTCCCTGTGTGTCTGACCGTTTCCATCACCGCCATGTCTACTCCTGTAATGTTATGAATGGCTACTGGATCTTCTACGAGTACCCCAACTACCGAGGCAGACAGTACTTCCTAAGACCCGGGGAGTACAGGAGGTACCGCGACTGGTGCGCCACCTGCGCCATTGTCGGCTCCTTCAGGAGAGTCACCGAATTTTAG
- the LOC116326815 gene encoding gamma-crystallin S-1-like — MDHTGTRHRAGEAANMGKIIFYEDNNFSGHHFECCNDCEDLLSRLSRCNSIKVESGCFMIYEKPNYSGNQYYLKRGEYPDFHHWMGVNESVSSCRYIPTEPGTFNMRLYERIEFGGQVMDLVDDCPSVMDRFHVNDIFSCNVKNGNWLFYEHPNYRGRMYLIRPGEYKRFSEWGGRSARVGSIKRIMDY; from the exons ATGGATCATACAGGGACTAGGCACAGGGCAGGAGAAGCAGCCAACATGGGGAAG ATTATCTTCTATGAGGACAACAACTTCTCTGGGCACCATTTTGAGTGCTGTAATGACTGTGAGGACTTGTTAAGCCGACTCAGCCGCTGCAACTCAATCAAGGTGGAGAGTGGTTGCTTCATGATCTATGAAAAACCCAATTACTCTGGTAACCAGTACTACCTGAAGAGAGGAGAGTATCCGGACTTCCATCACTGGATGGGCGTCAACGAGTCTGTCAGCTCCTGTCGTTACATCCCTACG GAGCCTGGGACGTTCAACATGCGCCTGTATGAGCGGATCGAGTTTGGGGGTCAGGTGATGGACCTTGTGGATGACTGTCCCAGTGTCATGGATCGCTTCCACGTTAATGACATCTTCTCCTGCAACGTGAAAAATGGCAACTGGCTCTTCTATGAGCACCCCAACTACAGGGGCAGGATGTACCTGATAAGGCCTGGAGAGTATAAGAGGTTCAGTGAGTGGGGTGGCAGGAGTGCCAGAGTCGGATCCATCAAACGCATCATGGACTATTGA
- the LOC116326819 gene encoding gamma-crystallin S-1-like — protein sequence MVIESDANTTMGKIIFYEDRNFQGRSHECSSDCADLHTYFNRCNSIRVESGCFMVYERPNYMGNQYYLRRGEYSDNQRMIGINDCVRSCRMIPQHQGSYRMRLYERADMTGQMHELVDDCPNVQDQLSMSDFNSCNVMDGHWLLYDQPNYKGRVYYLRPGEYRRYSDWGGISPRIGSIRRITDFN from the exons ATGGTAATAGAGTCTGATGCCAACACAACCATGGGAAAG ATCATATTTTACGAAGACAGAAACTTCCAAGGGCGCTCTCATGAGTGCAGCAGCGACTGTGCCGATCTTCACACCTACTTCAACAGATGCAACTCCATCAGGGTGGAGAGTGGCTGCTTCATGGTGTATGAGAGGCCCAACTACATGGGCAATCAGTACTATCTGAGGAGAGGAGAGTACTCTGATAACCAGCGTATGATTGGCATTAATGACTGTGTCAGATCTTGCCGTATGATCCCCCAG CACCAAGGTTCCTACAGGATGAGGCTTTACGAGCGTGCTGACATGACCGGGCAGATGCATGAGCTAGTCGATGACTGTCCAAATGTCCAAGACCAACTCAGCATGTCTGATTTCAACTCCTGCAATGTGATGGATGGCCACTGGCTACTGTACGACCAACCTAACTACAAGGGCAGAGTGTACTACCTGAGGCCCGGAGAGTATCGGAGGTACAGTGACTGGGGAGGCATCAGCCCAAGGATCGGCTCCATCAGAAGAATCACTGACTTCAACTGA